Proteins encoded by one window of Cuniculiplasma divulgatum:
- a CDS encoding H/ACA ribonucleoprotein complex subunit GAR1, whose translation MQISLPIYHDLGNEFVVLNVSEDLINRAVFDNKGNKVGRIVRIIGPISEPMGVVVLSKKFDSEDRRVFVKN comes from the coding sequence ATGCAAATTTCTCTCCCTATTTATCATGACCTAGGAAATGAGTTTGTAGTGCTTAACGTTTCTGAGGATTTGATTAATAGAGCTGTTTTTGACAACAAAGGTAACAAGGTAGGAAGAATAGTAAGAATTATTGGCCCCATTTCTGAGCCAATGGGAGTAGTAGTACTTTCAAAGAAATTTGATTCAGAAGATAGGAGAGTATTTGTTAAAAACTAG
- a CDS encoding PRC-barrel domain-containing protein: MISTDALIEKPVYTEKGVLVGNVYDVILDFESGNVYGLLIKDTNSNVVSEGIPISIPFRWIKSIGDAILLLTFPEKVSYNRREVN; this comes from the coding sequence ATGATTTCTACTGATGCGTTGATAGAGAAACCAGTATATACAGAAAAAGGAGTGCTTGTTGGTAATGTTTACGACGTTATTCTTGATTTTGAAAGTGGCAACGTCTACGGGTTGTTAATTAAAGATACGAACAGTAATGTTGTGAGTGAGGGTATTCCAATTTCAATCCCGTTCAGATGGATCAAATCAATTGGAGATGCCATACTTCTTCTTACTTTTCCTGAAAAGGTCAGTTATAATAGAAGAGAAGTGAATTGA
- a CDS encoding transcription initiation factor IIB translates to MEKEKRKIEQIEKCPECGSTDLSRDYERGELVCNKCGIVIDESYIDQGPEWRAFDTEQNESRARAGSPMTFTLHDKGLSTDISWKNKDSYGKSIPTRNRAQLYRLRKWQKRIKVSNAAERNLSQALQEMERMASNLSIPNDVRETAAVIYRKAVKQNMIRGRSIEGVVAGSLYAACRITNVPRTLDEIASITRVKKKEIGRTYRIMSRYLQLNIMPSKPEDYLNRFCSKLKLSLDTRKQAAEIIKLAQDNDLTSGKGPTGVAAAAIYIASILMNERRTQRSVAEVAGVTEVTIRNRYKELTEKLNLEVQE, encoded by the coding sequence ATGGAAAAAGAAAAAAGAAAAATTGAGCAGATAGAAAAGTGTCCGGAATGTGGTTCAACTGATCTTTCCAGGGATTACGAAAGGGGCGAACTGGTGTGCAATAAATGTGGTATTGTCATTGACGAAAGTTATATTGATCAGGGACCAGAATGGAGGGCATTCGACACAGAGCAGAATGAATCCAGAGCAAGGGCTGGTTCCCCAATGACTTTTACATTGCACGACAAGGGTTTATCCACAGATATATCATGGAAGAATAAGGATTCTTACGGTAAATCCATACCAACCAGAAATAGGGCGCAATTATACAGACTGAGAAAATGGCAGAAGAGGATAAAGGTATCAAATGCGGCAGAGAGAAACCTTTCACAGGCATTGCAGGAAATGGAAAGAATGGCATCTAATCTCAGTATTCCAAATGATGTTAGAGAAACTGCAGCTGTTATTTACAGAAAGGCAGTCAAACAGAACATGATCAGGGGTAGGAGTATTGAAGGGGTTGTAGCCGGCTCTCTATACGCTGCGTGCAGAATCACAAATGTGCCAAGAACCTTGGACGAAATCGCATCTATAACAAGGGTTAAGAAAAAGGAAATTGGTCGAACATACCGTATTATGAGCAGATATCTACAGCTTAACATAATGCCATCAAAGCCTGAAGACTACCTGAACAGATTCTGCAGTAAACTTAAGCTCTCCCTGGATACAAGAAAACAGGCAGCTGAAATAATTAAACTTGCACAGGATAATGACCTTACATCAGGAAAAGGTCCAACTGGAGTGGCCGCTGCAGCCATATACATTGCATCGATTCTTATGAATGAAAGGAGAACCCAAAGATCTGTAGCTGAAGTTGCAGGAGTAACCGAAGTGACAATCAGAAACAGGTATAAGGAGCTAACAGAGAAGCTTAACCTTGAGGTTCAGGAATAA
- a CDS encoding GMP synthase subunit A, producing the protein MKIYVVDNGGQWTHKEWKVLKKLGVDSEIVDNDINFEEIKDSDGWVLSGGAPSITNEIPKLGRISEILDKTSVPVFGICIGAQFMALHFKGEVRASPIPEFGKTKVNFFNQGGIFKEIPSEIVVWENHNDEILSISDDFKICSNSKNCKVQAFYSDKKSMFGVQFHPEVENTQYGTEMFKSFIEYCRR; encoded by the coding sequence ATGAAAATTTACGTGGTTGACAATGGTGGTCAGTGGACCCACAAGGAATGGAAAGTCCTGAAAAAGTTGGGAGTGGATTCTGAAATTGTGGACAATGACATTAACTTTGAAGAGATTAAGGACTCTGACGGCTGGGTACTTTCCGGAGGTGCTCCAAGCATAACAAATGAAATTCCTAAGCTTGGGCGGATATCTGAAATTCTTGACAAAACTTCCGTTCCAGTTTTTGGAATATGCATTGGAGCACAGTTTATGGCTCTTCATTTCAAGGGTGAGGTAAGAGCTTCACCCATACCGGAATTCGGAAAGACAAAGGTCAATTTTTTCAATCAGGGAGGAATATTTAAAGAGATTCCATCTGAAATAGTTGTGTGGGAGAATCATAACGATGAAATACTATCTATTTCAGATGATTTCAAAATATGTTCAAACTCAAAAAACTGTAAAGTACAAGCTTTTTACTCTGATAAAAAATCAATGTTTGGTGTGCAATTTCATCCAGAGGTTGAAAACACTCAATACGGTACAGAAATGTTCAAATCCTTTATAGAATATTGTAGAAGGTGA
- a CDS encoding chloride channel protein: MLSHSHFPVASRLYKKMMSTATGKWALMGTLIGIIAGLGAIALYISIELVTTYLLTGLTGFSPPRSGLLAGTSFYKYSPNIHYLFIPISLVIGGILVGIILNKTAPEAKGHGTDAAISAFHNNGGKIRRRIPLVKTVASAITIGSGGSAGREGPTAQIAAGFGSFLADMFHLDEHDRRIAVASGIGAGIGSIFLAPLGGAILSTEILYKRDFETEALIPSTIASVVGYSIFGYYTGYKTIFLIPTSTVIGFFHPLSLFAYLIIGFLAGLSAIMYIKVFYGISRIFEISKKITPYAKPAIGGAVVGIIAIFFPQILGLGYGWVQQMLDGNMTLFGSGYLDLFLIFITLFFLKTVATSFTIGSEGSGGVFAPGLVIGAFLGAAIAIPLRVIFPYLSMDEIIIVSMISMFGGASKAPIAIIIMGTEMTGSYALFIPLMLATTVSYFVSGNLSIYRSQVLDRSKSPAHEDEYKNPIMDDIPVYTAMKKDYLKISKNESLRSGINMIRESRTKGIVVEDDGRLEGYLSIEDIPVNANYDEKIESVMQKDPPLIKSDDNLHNALNKLTKEPSGKLIVYNESSPSIVVGTLTLVEVAEAYNMEIRRIKDAQRMEKS; the protein is encoded by the coding sequence ATGTTATCACATAGTCATTTTCCGGTTGCCTCACGTCTTTACAAAAAGATGATGTCCACAGCAACAGGTAAATGGGCTTTGATGGGTACTTTGATTGGAATAATAGCTGGTCTGGGTGCTATTGCCTTGTACATCTCAATAGAACTGGTAACCACTTACCTTCTAACTGGATTGACTGGTTTCTCACCTCCCAGATCAGGATTGCTTGCAGGGACTTCTTTTTATAAATATTCGCCCAATATTCACTACTTATTCATACCCATTTCACTAGTTATAGGTGGGATTCTTGTAGGTATTATACTAAACAAAACTGCTCCTGAAGCAAAAGGACATGGAACTGATGCGGCAATAAGTGCTTTTCATAATAACGGAGGAAAAATTAGAAGAAGAATACCTCTGGTAAAGACTGTCGCATCTGCCATAACAATAGGATCAGGAGGAAGTGCTGGAAGAGAAGGCCCAACAGCACAAATTGCTGCTGGTTTCGGTTCGTTCCTGGCGGATATGTTTCATCTGGATGAACATGATCGGCGTATCGCAGTAGCTTCGGGAATTGGAGCGGGTATTGGGAGTATATTTCTGGCTCCACTGGGAGGTGCTATTCTCAGTACTGAAATCCTATATAAGAGGGATTTCGAAACGGAAGCTTTAATACCCTCTACAATAGCGTCAGTTGTTGGATATTCCATTTTTGGTTATTACACAGGATATAAGACAATATTTCTAATTCCTACATCAACAGTAATTGGCTTCTTTCATCCACTGTCTCTTTTCGCCTATCTTATAATAGGATTTTTAGCAGGTTTGTCCGCAATAATGTACATTAAGGTATTTTACGGGATAAGCAGAATTTTTGAAATATCCAAAAAGATAACACCATACGCAAAACCCGCAATTGGCGGAGCAGTAGTTGGGATTATAGCGATTTTCTTTCCACAAATACTCGGATTAGGGTATGGCTGGGTACAGCAGATGCTTGATGGAAATATGACTCTTTTCGGATCTGGATACCTTGATTTATTCCTGATATTTATTACACTTTTTTTCTTAAAAACCGTAGCAACTTCATTCACCATTGGATCTGAAGGTTCTGGAGGTGTATTCGCTCCAGGATTGGTTATAGGCGCATTTCTGGGCGCTGCAATCGCAATTCCCCTAAGAGTTATCTTCCCCTATCTTAGCATGGATGAAATTATAATAGTATCAATGATTTCTATGTTTGGAGGAGCGTCCAAAGCTCCAATTGCAATCATAATAATGGGAACTGAAATGACAGGATCTTATGCTCTATTTATCCCATTAATGCTTGCGACTACTGTAAGTTACTTTGTTAGTGGAAATCTTTCTATTTATCGGTCTCAGGTTTTGGACAGAAGTAAATCACCTGCTCATGAAGATGAATATAAAAATCCAATTATGGACGATATTCCAGTTTATACTGCCATGAAGAAAGATTATCTCAAGATAAGTAAGAATGAATCTTTGAGATCTGGAATCAACATGATAAGAGAAAGCAGAACGAAGGGAATTGTCGTTGAAGACGATGGTAGGCTTGAAGGATACCTTTCCATTGAGGATATCCCGGTAAATGCTAATTATGATGAGAAAATTGAAAGCGTAATGCAGAAAGATCCTCCACTCATAAAAAGTGATGATAACTTACATAATGCTTTGAATAAGCTTACAAAAGAACCTTCCGGGAAACTTATCGTTTATAACGAAAGTTCACCTAGTATTGTTGTCGGAACACTGACGCTTGTTGAAGTGGCAGAAGCTTATAACATGGAGATCAGGAGAATTAAAGATGCCCAGAGAATGGAGAAGTCATAA